The sequence below is a genomic window from Anomalospiza imberbis isolate Cuckoo-Finch-1a 21T00152 chromosome 17, ASM3175350v1, whole genome shotgun sequence.
gctgggatggagcccTGGGCGCAGGGTTCCAGCACCTTTCCAGCTGTAGGAAGAGCTTGTCCAAAGCCTCTGCACGTTTAGTGACTGAAatattgtttttttccccccctccagCTGGAGAAATGCTCTGAGAGCTCCAGGCTGTGACAGAGGATGATGTGCTCCCTGTGGATTTATCAGGAATCAGGACTTCTCTCAAAgttttcctctgtgctcaggTACCAGCCTGGTACATTTCCTATTGACCAGATTTTGTACCGTGTTGGGTTTGTTAAAACCAAAAGTTAGTTTTGCAGCcgtttaaaaaaacccaaaacaaccctGTAATTACAAGTTTTGAATAAAGTCCTCAGAAAACAATCAATATTGGGATATTATAAGTTACAGAACATTGTGCAGCTACATTTAAAGATAGACTTAACAGGaatagaaaaaacaaaaaggaaaatacatttatCAGACATACacagagaacaaaaaataagaaatcagTCCTAAAATTAACAGCTTTTGCTCCAATACACAGCAAACATTCCCACCCAGCCACTGTGACGATGACATTTCCAGGCAGGATGTCAACAGTGGAGAAGAAAGTGCAGATTTAATTCTTCTGcatcagctgctctgggcatctTCCCCTGCtaccagtgcagccagggaattCCTGGTGGGAGTTCTGTGTGAGGGGATCTTCACCTGAACCAGCACCCAGGGAGTTCCTGGTGGGAGTTCTGTGTGAGGGGATCTTCACCTGAACCAGCACCCAGGGAGTTCCTGGTGGGAGTTCTGAGTGGGGGGATCTTCACCTGCCAACAGTGCACCCAGGGAATTCCTGGTGGGAGTTCTGAGCGGGGGATCTTCACCTGAACCAGCACCCAGGGAATTCCTGGTGGGAATTCTGAGTGGGGGGATCTTCACCTGAACCAGCACCCAGGGAATTCCTGGTGGGAATTCTGAGTGAGGGGATCTTCACCTGAACCAGCACCCAGGGAGTTCCGGGTGGGAGTTCTGAGCGGGGGAATCTTCACCTGCCAACAGTGCACCCAGGGAATTCCTGGTGGGAGTTCTGAGTGGGGGGATCTCCACCTGAACCAGCACCCAGGGAATTCCTGGTGGGAATTCTGAGTGGGGGGATCATCACCTGAACCAGCACCCAGGGAGTTCCTGGTGGGAGTTCTGTGTGAGGGGATCTTCACCTGCTATCAGTGCACCCAGGGAATTCCTGGTGGGAGTTCTGAGTGGGGGGATCTTCACCTGAACCAGCACACAGGGAATTCCTGGTGGGAATTCTGAGTGAGGGGATCTTCACCTGAACCAGCACCCAGGGAGTTCCTGGTGGGAGTTCTCAGTGAGGGGATCTTCAGCTGAACCAGCACCCAGGGAGTTCCTGGTGGGAATTCTGAGTGAGGGGATCTTCACCTGCTACCAGTGCACCCAGGGAATTCCTGGTGGGAGTTCTGAGTGAGGGGATCTTCACCTGCCAACAGTGCACCCAGGGAGTTCCTGGTGGGAATTCTGAGTGAGGGGATCTTCACCTGCCAGTGCACCCAGGGAATTCCTGGTGGGAGTTCTGAGCGGGGGATCTTCAGCTGAACCAGCACCCAGGGAGTTCCTGGTGGGAATTCTGAGTGAGGGGATCTTCACCTGCTATCAGTGCACCCAGGGAATTCCTGGTGGGAGTTCTGAGCGGGGGATCTTCAGCTGAACCAGCACCCAGGGAGTTCCTGGTGGGAATTCTGAGTGAGGGGATCTTCACCTGCCAACAGTGCACCCAGGGAATTCCTGGTGGGAGTTCTGAGCGGGGGATCTTCAGCTGCACTGGCACCCAGGGGTTCCTGGTGGAGctctgggtgtgcccagagcagcagcagccgtgGCAGGTCCCTCAGTCCATCGTGGCCCGGAACTGCTGGGTGTACTTGGCCAGCTCCTCCGCCTGCTCCCGCAGCTCCCTGCTGGCCTCGGCGTTGGGGAATTTGAGCGCTGCGGTTTTGGTGGCCAGGGCCAGGTTCTTGAGGAGGCTGCAGAAgcggctgctgctgtgcaggatgTCGCTCCTGGCCTCCCTGTCCTGggtctcctggcacagggaatcCACCAGCCTCTGCCCCACCATGATGATGAGCTTGCTGTGGGAGATGAAGATTTCGGggggctgctggctgctgaGGCTGGCGGTGAACACGCCGATGGCCTTGTGCAGGGCAGCGAAGCACAGCCTGCAGTGCTCTGGGAGGGGGATTTTCCTGGcaggctcctgcctgctgggattttcagtcttttttgcACACGGCAAAACCTGGAGAAAgggttaaaataaaaatagattcaGCCTGGTGTCACACGCTGGTTGTTTCTTTGGTTGCTCTACCCTGAATTTTTGTGGTCTCCAAATCGCCACACCCTGGAGCCTTTACAGTAATTTCTCTTTCCAGAAAgtgttggaaattgtcctgATTGCTTCTTTCCCCCTAAATGCAGTTTAAATATTGGATAGCACACAAAGTGCTGCAGCTGAACATCAATCCTTTACACAGTCTGGCCTTGAAGCTTTCAAATAACACAAAACATTGGTTTTTAATGGACTTAATCAGGGTTATGAATGATTAAAATGCACAAGACAAGGGTCAATTTTGTGCCAGTGCACTAGAAGTACTTTGAAATACTGATTCTCACAGCCTTATCTCAAATGATGCTGAAAGGCAATAAAATAAACTGTATGACTTTAAACTGGAGTTGTTGATTGAGGGAAATAAGTGTTCTTCACAGGTTTTCAGTAGTAATTCTGGGAAAATGATCTCTGAGAAGCAAATAGGTCTCTATGCATAGAGATGTGTGTCTGAATGCAAATTACTCTGAGTTTTAGCAAGCACAGAAATCAGGGACTAAAAGCCCTCTTATATATTTTCAAAGTCAGAAATACCTTTGGGTTTGTCTCTGTActcttctttgctacttcttTACCTGAAATGGCTTTCTGTGCCTGTTACAAATTAAAAGTTGAAACAACTACATaaagtatttaaatataaatgtgattttcttttatttcatggGGAAACAGCTACTTGTTCTGCAGCTTTCATGTTAGAAATAGAAAGGGGGGATTTATTAGAAGGAGCTGTAGGGTTTTTCCTCCTAAAAATGTAGTACCTGATCCTGCAAGATCTGAGACTGAGACCAACATCAACAACACATTTCAATGTTACATTCCCTAAATTTTAAGGACAAGCCAGCATCTCTTTGGGAAACTAAGGGAAATATTCTTAGTAGATATTTTAGTTTTTCTAAAGAGATTCATAAAATCATCAAGAACTATTCCAACAAATAAATGTGATAATTAACAGAGTTTAATTTCTGTGCAAACACGATTTCCATGACACCTCAAGATAGGAGGGAACATCTCTTGTCATGCCAAACACAATGTAGTGGCAGGAAGAGAACTGTGAGGGAAAAGAGAAGTAAGGAATTACCAGCTCCCAAAGAAATCCTGATTCCCATATGAATTTAAGCTGGCAAGAatgataaaaatgttttattttctctgttgaTTTAAATTACTGCTCATTGTAGATGTGCCATCCAGCACTGTCACACAATCCTGGATCTGCATAAAATCTGGCAAGTGGGATGTAGTCCCAACTGAATGTGCACTGCAAAGGTAAAACAGCCCGACATCTGCAAAGGGTGAGGAGTACAGAGAGTAAACCCCAGTGTCACTGACCTGTAACTGGACATAATCACAATCCTCGGTGCAATTTTCTTCTGGTTTCTCCACAGGGACCCGCCTTTGGCTGGATTTCTCAGGAGCATTTCTCTGGAGTGACTCAATTTCTACTCTTCTTGGCACTGGGATTTGTTTTGCCATTTTGCATTCCAGGTTCACTTTTGGTTGCTTCTTTTCTTGCTCCTTCTCGTTCTTCCTGAAGAGCAGCTTCCCGTTGGCGATGATGATGGACACAAACCTCTTGATATCATCTGGAATTGTCCTGGCCACCATAACGAAGCGATCTAGGTCGTCAGGGTTGTTCTGGGGCTTCCTGAGCACCAAAGCCTCCAGGGaccagctgcagctgttgagAGCTTCCCTCGTTTCTGTCAATATTTTGTAGGAGTTCATGAGGATTTCCAGCTGTTTTTTAATTCTGGCCTGCAGGTTGTTATCCGTGAGGTTGGAGGCGTTTCCCTTCAGGGCTTGAGCAAAGGCCAGGAACTCTCCCAGTGACACCTTTATGTGGTCCACTGCTCTGTGGATCTCCTCCAGGCTTttctccaggtgctcctgcaaTCTCCACTTGCTGCTCACAAAGATCATTAAACTGGCGATGGAGCTGGACACGCCGTGCTGCAGCCGAGTCAGGGTCTCAATGGCTGCTTCCAGCTCCAGTTTGATTTCTTGGACAGGCTCTGGTGATGGTGACAGTGTAGAAGACGACtcagcagaagagctggaggaTGAGGAGAGAGCGTTGCTTCTGCAGCCCACGCTGGAGACACACAAACTGTTATTTTCTGACTTGGCATCCATAGAGAGCTGTGGAGAAGCACCGTGTGCTTGGTCTCTGGAGCCATCACTGTTGTTGTTTTCCATCTCTTTCTTGGagtgcccagcactgggcaAACCTTTGGGAATATCATAAACGTTCTCCTCAGAGATCTGATTCTCAGCCTTGGCAGCCAGGAGCCTCgggggcagctcagagctgccgTTCTGTGGCAGGAGGAGCACGTCCCGTGAGGGTGGAACGTCGTAAAGGGGGATTTCTGGAAGCGTTAATTTCCGCTGGGCCGGTGGAATGTCGTACAACTGTGGATTTCCAGCCTTGGCTTCGGTGGTTGTGGCTGGAGCCTTGTACCTGGCTGGGGGAATGTCATACAGCACCTGCTTCTCCACAGACTGGCCAGGAGGGTTGGGTTTGAATCCGGAATTTTCAGGGGATACTGGAATATCGTAAATCCATTCGGACTTCCGAGGGTTTGGCAAAGTGTTGTAATGGCCCCAGCATTTCTTCTGAGATTTATTTTCTGAGTCATCGAGTTCTCTTTTAGGAGGGACATCATATAACTGCAACAGAGCACAAAGGGTTCATAAACCATCTTTTTAAACAAGAATGAGAAACAGAACTGAATTCTCAGAGCACACAAATGTGTGCAACTGCACTGATGTTGATGGAATGGCACCACGGAAAGGCTgcctgtattttttattttctaacatGCACAAGTTGCATGTATAAAAGGTAAAATATTTGGAGCACAGGTGATTAGATCCTACAGCAGAGTCCCCAGCCAGTGAAATTTGTAGACACTTGATTTCTTTCCCACTCACATGTACATCCTCACATGCAATGAATCACCAACAGACACCACTGACTCTGCTCAAGCATCTTCAATGGATTTAAATTTTGCTTGATAGagatatgtgtgtgtgcagctcGAGTCTAAGCTGGGAAAGGGGCATTCAGGACCATTTGTTGTGTAAGAAACAGTGGGGAAGAGATAGAAAACCTGTCCCTGCTCCAAGCCAGGCATCCCAGGAGTGACAGATTATTCTGTGCCCACCAAGCCTTACTTACATTGCCTGCTGGTGCGTGCTGGCTGCCAGCTCCTCCTTTTTCTGGCTTGGATGGGATGTTGTAAAGCtgcttctgctctgcctggaaGCTCTCCGTGGATCTGCCCAGCGCAGAGCCCTTCCGTGTGCTGGGGGGAGTGGCACCACTCTGctcaaagggaaaaacaaatggTTTCTTTTGACCCTTTTTAGAGCCCACTGGGGCCTTGAGTGGGATCAAAGGCTTTGGGCCATACGTGAGTAGGTTTGGGTCTGAGCAGGGATCACCCAGGAAATCTGTGGATAATAATGGGCTGGGCTCAAGCCTGCagtgccagggagcagcagggggTGGGGAGGCCCCTGGAGTGCCCCAGTGCCACTCACACCTCTGTGTGGGGGGTGACAGGACGGGGCTGGTGCCTGTGCCATCCTCAGAGGTGGAGGAAATGTGACATTCACTGACCCCAGGGCAGTGGGACAGCACCAAGGACAGGATTGGGTAACAGGACACGTCACGGTGATGTGACCAAATCCAGGGTGTGTTTTTCCCAGGAGGAGGGTGGTGGGGGTGACATTTAATTTCTTGCTGGACATGCGCTTATGACTCTTCTCTAAACATCCCCAAATTACCCCCACCAAATGACACCACCACATTTCCTCACGGATTCTGAGGCAGAGAGGGTGACAGGTCAATTCTACTGTCACCCTGCTTGCTTTTTGTAAAATTgggaagaaaataatctttttttagCTCAAAGCCTCAGTTCTCCTGAGTTTCTTAGAAATTTAGAGCAATGTGTCTTAAATCTGGTGCATTTCTAataaacatttccattttttctgtcAGTAAGGCATTTCCCCATGGATTCCGAGGCAGAGAGGTTGACACTGGTACAGAGAATTCAGTACAACATCAGTCGTGTCACCCTCTCTGTCCCCCCTTTTCCATGGTAGAAAAAATGGAAGTGTTTATTAGAAGCACACCAGATTTAAGACACACTGCTCTAAATTTCTCATAAACTCTGGATAACTGAGGTTTTGAGCTAAAAAGAGATGATTTTCTTCCCAATTTTACAAAAAGCAAGCAGGGTGACAGTAGAATTGACCTGCAGATCAGCTCAGAGGTGCTTCGGggtggcagctgcagggagggagggggcagCACTCacctgtgggagcagggaccCGCGGTGCTGTGAGGAGGGGACATCGTACACCTCACCCCTGATGTTGGGGGATGAAGCCCGGCAGGCTCTGGGGAGGGTAAACAGGTGCttggaggggagaaaaaaaatactaataaaacTGCATTGGCAGGAAGCTTTGAAAAGTCGTTCAGCTGAAAAATCCACTGTTGGAGTAATCACTCTTAAGTGATAAAAACCTTCAGCTCTTCACTGAGAGACAGGAACTGACCTTATGAGCAACAGCATGTTTATTCTCAAATAACTCTTTACCAGCACTTCTGGTACATTTTAGGTAAGATCTGAACTGGCACAAAGACAATCTGCCTTACTAACCACAGGACAGAAAAGATTTGGAGAAAATCCAGCTGCAGTTATCACTTAAACCTTTAAACTACCCAAAAGCAGAACCGCTTAAAAAAGGAAGTGGGGAAATTTCAGCTTCTCCAAGCCCACAGTCATTGGGTCAAGCCAATTTAAtgtcagagcagcagaaaaGTGCAGGCTGAGCATTATTCTGTAGTTATGAAAGACTGGCTCATTTGGAAGGATTAAACCTTGATGTCCTGTCCAGCTCCATATATAGGGAAGTCCAATATGGGAATCACATCTTTGCAGTCAGGTTCTCCTGTTTGATTCAAACATAATTTGAGCAGCCATGACCAGATCTCTGGGATAACTAATGTCACAAAATATGAATGCTGAGTtaggacttttcttttttagaatCAACCACCAAAACATGGAATTTTGTTCATGCAGCCTACCTTTAGCCTGGCTGTCGTCAGCTAATTTATAAATGGGCCATTGCAAACCACTGACCTCCAGAAACACTGCTGGGGTGAGATTTTACAGtaaattttaaactttaaaatgtttttaaactgGAGGGAGTGATTCCCATCATGAAAGTCCTGCAGCAACTAAATGTAGGGGAAATATGGTAGAGGAAAAATAATGCAGCTTCACTCTGCCTGGTTCAGCTCTCATCTGGAAACGGGGAATGAGGAGTGAAGACAAATCCCCTTAGTGCTGTGatagagaatcacagaatcacaaaatggtttgggttgggagggatctAAAAGACCATCTCTTCCACCCCCTgcaaagggcagggacaccttccactatcccaggctgctccaaaccccctcCAGTGTGGCCTGGaactcctccagggatggggaatcctgggcaacctgtgcctgAATATGAGCATCTTCCTTGCAAACTTCCCCGAGGGAAAGGGTAAAAGATAAAAGCCATCCTCAGCCCAGGTCTGCCTCCAGATGGACAAATCTGAGAGTCCAGCAGAAAGGAAACTCTCTGGATATCACATCTTGGTAGTTTTTGAAGTCCTGTCAGTGGCAGAAGAACCAGAAGGTGCCCTGGGTGTGAGGCAGAAGCAAGGAGGTTTCTCTGTGGGCTGAAAACACCCAGGCTCTGAgggatttctttttgtttcactGCTTTCAGTCAGCTCCCTCAAAGACTCACAGTGGCTTTTCCCAGCTGCTCAGAGGACAGCTGAGTATGGCAGGAGCTTTGCCAGCTGTGCCACAGGATCTCTGTGGGATGGTCTGGATTGTTCTGtgctccctgagctcccctgccTTGGGGACAGCTTGTGACCACCAGGGTGCAGCTGgtgtggggacagctgggacactgTGCCACAGGCAGCCCCACTCTCAACTTCTGGATAATCATCAGAGGCTGggacatttctttttcattcttcattCTTTTTCATTCTTAGACTAGGCACAGCTTAGGTGGATAAATTCATGAAATGAGACAGGGAGAGCCAAGGAGCTCTTCTGCCAGGCCATCCATCCACATAATGAATAGATGACATTTTCCACCTGATTTGCTGGCACAACATGGAAAATTGATGCCAATCTCTGACTCAGTTTGCAAATGGCTCCTTTAGAGTCAGGAATGTGGAGAAATCAATGACAGCAAGTGCAGAAGAGTCTCTTGTAGCTGTACTCGGTTTGAGTTTGAGTTATTGTTGtgcactgcagctgcagagctgaaaaTGAGGTTTTGGTCACCAGGGATGCCCTGAGTTTGTTGT
It includes:
- the CASS4 gene encoding cas scaffolding protein family member 4 isoform X1 — its product is MKHSLAKALYDNKAECSDELAFRRGDIVTVLEQHVPGSEGWWRCSLHGHHGLAPANRLQLLPRSAEPPPAHSIYQVPSVPSVPSVPKAMALSATYEKMEGWVQPQALPAQAVYQVPALAAQLLSERTKRSTQQHLFTLPRACRASSPNIRGEVYDVPSSQHRGSLLPQSGATPPSTRKGSALGRSTESFQAEQKQLYNIPSKPEKGGAGSQHAPAGNLYDVPPKRELDDSENKSQKKCWGHYNTLPNPRKSEWIYDIPVSPENSGFKPNPPGQSVEKQVLYDIPPARYKAPATTTEAKAGNPQLYDIPPAQRKLTLPEIPLYDVPPSRDVLLLPQNGSSELPPRLLAAKAENQISEENVYDIPKGLPSAGHSKKEMENNNSDGSRDQAHGASPQLSMDAKSENNSLCVSSVGCRSNALSSSSSSSAESSSTLSPSPEPVQEIKLELEAAIETLTRLQHGVSSSIASLMIFVSSKWRLQEHLEKSLEEIHRAVDHIKVSLGEFLAFAQALKGNASNLTDNNLQARIKKQLEILMNSYKILTETREALNSCSWSLEALVLRKPQNNPDDLDRFVMVARTIPDDIKRFVSIIIANGKLLFRKNEKEQEKKQPKVNLECKMAKQIPVPRRVEIESLQRNAPEKSSQRRVPVEKPEENCTEDCDYVQLQAQKAISGKEVAKKSTETNPKVLPCAKKTENPSRQEPARKIPLPEHCRLCFAALHKAIGVFTASLSSQQPPEIFISHSKLIIMVGQRLVDSLCQETQDREARSDILHSSSRFCSLLKNLALATKTAALKFPNAEASRELREQAEELAKYTQQFRATMD
- the CASS4 gene encoding cas scaffolding protein family member 4 isoform X2 produces the protein MKHSLAKALYDNKAECSDELAFRRGDIVTVLEQHVPGSEGWWRCSLHGHHGLAPANRLQLLPRSAEPPPAHSIYQVPSVPSVPSVPKAMALSATYEKMEGWVQPQALPAQAVYQVPALAAQLLSERTKRSTQQHLFTLPRACRASSPNIRGEVYDVPSSQHRGSLLPQSGATPPSTRKGSALGRSTESFQAEQKQLYNIPSKPEKGGAGSQHAPAGNLYDVPPKRELDDSENKSQKKCWGHYNTLPNPRKSEWIYDIPVSPENSGFKPNPPGQSVEKQVLYDIPPARYKAPATTTEAKAGNPQLYDIPPAQRKLTLPEIPLYDVPPSRDVLLLPQNGSSELPPRLLAAKAENQISEENVYDIPKGLPSAGHSKKEMENNNSDGSRDQAHGASPQLSMDAKSENNSLCVSSVGCRSNALSSSSSSSAESSSTLSPSPEPVQEIKLELEAAIETLTRLQHGVSSSIASLMIFVSSKWRLQEHLEKSLEEIHRAVDHIKVSLGEFLAFAQALKGNASNLTDNNLQARIKKQLEILMNSYKILTETREALNSCSWSLEALVLRKPQNNPDDLDRFVMVARTIPDDIKRFVSIIIANGKLLFRKNEKEQEKKQPKVNLECKMAKQIPVPRRVEIESLQRNAPEKSSQRRVPVEKPEENCTEDCDYVQLQVLPCAKKTENPSRQEPARKIPLPEHCRLCFAALHKAIGVFTASLSSQQPPEIFISHSKLIIMVGQRLVDSLCQETQDREARSDILHSSSRFCSLLKNLALATKTAALKFPNAEASRELREQAEELAKYTQQFRATMD